One Hyphomicrobiales bacterium genomic window carries:
- the dapB gene encoding 4-hydroxy-tetrahydrodipicolinate reductase, which yields MKLLVVGAGGRMGQALIRAITEMDGVVLGAAIDLEGSPVIGQDAGTISGLPEPLGVAITDDASSAFSNIDGVIDFTAPAATLEFADYAAQKGIVHVIGTTGCSIEDDEKIEAAGRQAVIIKSGNMSLGVNLLAVLVRQAAKALDADFDLEVLEMHHKHKVDAPSGTALLLGQAAAEGRGIDLDDHSVRSRDGHTGARDKGSIGFATLRGGSVVGSHSVLLAGEGERIELSHIAEDRAIFARGAVKAALWGFGKKPGFYTMADVLGLPKDV from the coding sequence ATGAAACTTTTGGTGGTAGGTGCTGGTGGCCGAATGGGTCAAGCGCTTATTCGTGCCATCACCGAGATGGATGGTGTGGTGCTGGGTGCCGCTATCGACCTTGAAGGCTCGCCGGTTATTGGACAAGACGCAGGAACAATATCGGGTCTGCCAGAACCACTGGGTGTTGCGATCACGGATGACGCATCCTCTGCCTTTTCAAATATCGACGGCGTGATTGATTTTACCGCTCCTGCCGCGACGCTGGAATTTGCCGATTATGCCGCGCAAAAGGGTATTGTGCATGTGATCGGCACCACGGGCTGTAGCATCGAGGACGATGAAAAGATCGAAGCAGCGGGCCGCCAAGCTGTTATCATCAAATCTGGCAATATGAGCCTTGGTGTAAACCTGCTTGCCGTTCTTGTGCGCCAAGCGGCCAAGGCGCTCGATGCTGATTTTGATCTTGAAGTTTTGGAGATGCACCACAAACATAAAGTCGATGCGCCCTCCGGCACGGCCCTTCTTTTGGGCCAAGCAGCCGCCGAAGGTCGAGGCATTGATCTTGATGATCATTCTGTTCGTTCACGTGACGGCCATACAGGTGCACGTGATAAAGGCTCAATCGGCTTTGCAACCCTGCGCGGTGGATCGGTCGTCGGATCGCATTCTGTCCTTTTGGCAGGTGAAGGCGAACGCATTGAGCTTTCACACATTGCGGAAGATCGCGCTATTTTCGCGCGTGGTGCCGTGAAAGCCGCCCTTTGGGGTTTTGGCAAGAAACCCGGATTTTACACAATGGCCGATGTTCTCGGTCTTCCTAAAGACGTTTAA
- a CDS encoding 2,3-bisphosphoglycerate-dependent phosphoglycerate mutase, which yields MSHTLVLVRHGQSEWNLKNLFTGWKDPDLTEKGVEEAIEGGRKLKAKGISFDLAFTSVLQRAQKTCQLILDEIGQPDLETIRNQALNERNYGDLAGLNKDDAREKWGKEQVHIWRRSYDVPPPGDEGESLRDTGARVWPYFMHDVLPQVMGGKTVLVAAHGNSLRALVMAMEGLTPEEIIAKEIETGVPMIYTLADDTSLQSVEILD from the coding sequence ATGTCTCATACTCTTGTTCTTGTTCGTCACGGTCAAAGTGAGTGGAACCTGAAAAACCTATTCACAGGCTGGAAAGATCCAGACCTCACCGAAAAAGGTGTCGAAGAAGCCATTGAAGGCGGGCGCAAACTGAAAGCTAAAGGGATCAGCTTTGATCTGGCGTTCACATCAGTTCTGCAACGTGCACAAAAGACCTGCCAGTTGATCTTGGATGAAATTGGTCAGCCTGATCTGGAGACAATTCGCAATCAGGCGCTGAATGAAAGAAACTACGGTGATCTTGCTGGCCTCAATAAAGATGATGCTCGCGAAAAATGGGGCAAAGAACAGGTTCACATCTGGCGTCGATCCTATGATGTTCCGCCCCCTGGTGATGAAGGCGAAAGTTTAAGAGATACCGGCGCTCGGGTTTGGCCTTATTTTATGCATGATGTTCTGCCGCAAGTAATGGGTGGCAAAACCGTTCTTGTCGCAGCTCACGGAAATTCTTTGCGCGCACTCGTCATGGCGATGGAAGGACTTACCCCAGAAGAAATTATCGCCAAGGAAATAGAAACCGGCGTGCCAATGATTTACACATTAGCCGATGATACCAGCCTTCAAAGCGTGGAAATTCTCGATTAA
- a CDS encoding bifunctional helix-turn-helix domain-containing protein/methylated-DNA--[protein]-cysteine S-methyltransferase codes for MDHKQSEQTDYAVVRSAIEYLSEHAKNQPDLDALAKALGQDPFALQKLFKRWAGISPKSFLQALTLDHAKNMLRDTSSVLDTSLEVGFSGPSRLHDLFVTHEAMSPGTYKARGAGVTISWAFHPCPFGLALLMVTEHGLAGLAFCDEGNEAASFDDMAGRWPNANFVQDSIKTAPYMARVFNREEWQPDQPLRIVFIGTDFEVRVWETLLKIPFGKATTYGDIALHLDKPKGAARAVGTAVGKNPISFVVPCHRVLGATGKLCGYHWGLTRKQAILGWETGLS; via the coding sequence ATGGATCATAAACAAAGCGAACAAACAGATTATGCAGTCGTCCGCTCAGCCATTGAATATTTGAGCGAGCACGCCAAGAATCAGCCGGATCTTGATGCATTGGCAAAAGCGCTGGGGCAGGATCCTTTTGCTTTGCAAAAACTCTTCAAGCGTTGGGCGGGAATTTCGCCAAAATCTTTTCTTCAAGCACTCACTCTGGATCATGCAAAAAATATGTTGCGCGATACCTCAAGCGTTCTAGATACCTCATTGGAGGTAGGTTTTTCCGGACCCAGTCGCTTGCATGATTTATTTGTCACTCATGAGGCCATGAGCCCCGGCACTTATAAAGCGCGCGGTGCCGGTGTGACCATCTCATGGGCCTTCCACCCATGCCCCTTTGGCTTGGCGCTTTTGATGGTGACTGAGCACGGTCTTGCGGGGCTTGCCTTTTGTGATGAGGGTAATGAGGCGGCGTCCTTTGATGATATGGCAGGGCGCTGGCCCAATGCGAACTTTGTCCAAGACAGCATCAAGACCGCGCCCTATATGGCACGCGTTTTCAATCGTGAAGAATGGCAACCGGATCAACCTTTGCGCATTGTTTTTATAGGGACTGATTTTGAAGTCAGGGTCTGGGAGACGCTTTTAAAAATCCCGTTTGGTAAAGCCACAACCTATGGCGACATTGCCCTGCATCTTGATAAACCCAAGGGTGCGGCTCGTGCGGTGGGGACAGCGGTTGGCAAGAATCCCATATCCTTTGTTGTCCCCTGTCACCGGGTGCTGGGGGCGACGGGAAAACTATGCGGATATCATTGGGGATTAACTCGAAAACAAGCCATTTTAGGCTGGGAAACGGGATTAAGTTAG
- a CDS encoding DUF2244 domain-containing protein: MSEDEKTSTGADHGFVEIFSATLRPYRSLSQNGFIILMILFGGTCFLMGFFYLIIGAWLVFAFLGLDVLLLYVAFRINYHSAKAFEEIIVRRDALIVRQVSARGKIQEMTFNPFWAKLNISKDDEGVVTKISIAARGETNDIGAFLNPEDKTTFARAFGAALVEARA, encoded by the coding sequence ATGAGTGAAGACGAAAAGACCTCAACGGGCGCAGATCATGGTTTTGTGGAAATCTTTTCCGCAACCCTGCGCCCTTATCGCTCGTTATCGCAAAATGGTTTCATCATATTGATGATCCTTTTTGGTGGCACATGCTTTTTGATGGGCTTTTTCTATTTGATAATAGGCGCTTGGCTTGTGTTCGCTTTTCTGGGGCTCGATGTGCTGCTTTTATATGTGGCTTTTCGAATTAATTATCATTCTGCTAAAGCGTTCGAAGAAATTATCGTGCGACGTGATGCGCTGATCGTGCGACAGGTTTCAGCGCGGGGGAAAATTCAGGAAATGACGTTCAATCCCTTTTGGGCAAAACTCAATATTTCCAAGGATGATGAGGGTGTGGTCACAAAAATATCAATAGCCGCGCGCGGTGAGACTAATGATATTGGGGCGTTTTTGAACCCTGAGGATAAAACGACTTTTGCCAGAGCTTTCGGTGCGGCACTTGTTGAAGCCCGTGCGTAA
- the nth gene encoding endonuclease III, with amino-acid sequence MPNAKPSLKKKSAPRKKRMPRRIYTEEEVRRIFKRFEKQNPEPKGELDHVNEYTLLVAVVLSAQATDIGVNKATKELFKIADTPEKMVALGEDKVRDHVKTIGLYKAKAKNVIALSEMLIAEHGSQVPEDRDTLETLPGVGRKTANVVLNMAFGQLTIAVDTHLFRIGNRLKLAPGKTPLDVELAMDRIIPDDIKFHAHHWLILHGRYICKARKPECGNCVIADLCKSKEKTHDIPPPGYEF; translated from the coding sequence ATGCCAAACGCCAAGCCCTCTTTAAAAAAGAAATCTGCCCCACGCAAAAAACGGATGCCTCGCCGTATCTACACGGAAGAAGAAGTGCGCCGCATTTTCAAACGTTTTGAAAAACAAAATCCCGAACCAAAAGGGGAGCTGGATCACGTCAATGAATATACACTTCTTGTGGCTGTCGTCTTATCAGCACAAGCAACCGACATTGGAGTAAATAAGGCGACGAAAGAGCTTTTCAAGATCGCCGATACGCCAGAAAAAATGGTGGCCCTTGGTGAAGACAAAGTGCGCGATCACGTCAAGACCATCGGTCTTTACAAGGCAAAAGCAAAGAATGTCATCGCCCTGTCAGAAATGCTGATTGCAGAACATGGCAGCCAAGTACCCGAAGATCGCGATACCCTTGAAACATTGCCCGGTGTTGGTCGCAAGACAGCGAATGTGGTCCTGAATATGGCTTTTGGTCAACTCACCATCGCTGTTGATACGCATTTATTCCGCATCGGCAACCGATTGAAACTGGCCCCGGGTAAAACGCCACTTGATGTGGAGCTCGCGATGGACCGGATTATCCCCGATGACATCAAGTTTCATGCGCATCACTGGCTCATTTTACATGGACGCTATATCTGCAAAGCGCGTAAACCGGAATGCGGCAATTGTGTCATAGCTGATTTATGTAAATCCAAAGAAAAAACCCACGATATCCCACCACCCGGTTATGAATTTTAG
- a CDS encoding PPC domain-containing DNA-binding protein: MSFERGKYDRVFFARLRADEDLVTGIEALCREAGFGHAVIRGSLGSVNYATFKVGEQIIHVPHMGLEITALYGEIREGKANLTGSVVNGAGEVFSGHFVSGKNPICVTAEITVEEWVPE, translated from the coding sequence ATGTCTTTTGAACGAGGCAAATATGATCGCGTCTTCTTTGCCCGCTTGCGCGCGGATGAAGATTTAGTAACAGGCATTGAAGCGCTCTGCCGTGAGGCTGGTTTTGGTCATGCAGTCATTCGTGGCAGCCTCGGCAGTGTCAACTATGCAACTTTCAAAGTGGGTGAGCAGATCATTCATGTGCCGCATATGGGTTTAGAGATCACAGCCCTTTATGGCGAAATACGCGAAGGCAAAGCCAATTTAACCGGTTCCGTCGTCAATGGTGCAGGAGAGGTTTTTTCTGGTCATTTTGTGTCAGGCAAAAATCCGATATGCGTTACGGCAGAAATAACAGTGGAAGAATGGGTTCCAGAATAA
- a CDS encoding DUF296 domain-containing protein — protein sequence MSDYRPHPGPLHPVRRFHSVPEKPVHIRAQLAAGRSLHNEVGEVLKACDLKSASMTFIGGGLSALKFTTGDIEARADSNKQANFTYIRDWKNCAIAYGAATAGLSVEGMLMLHAHVVFTDVSGEQFGGHLFPESCMISHPIIVHIVGHPNAAIQQFYDDETTHTVFNPVTKANAHVF from the coding sequence ATGTCTGATTATCGCCCCCATCCTGGCCCACTGCACCCCGTGCGCCGGTTCCATAGCGTGCCAGAAAAGCCTGTGCATATACGCGCACAGCTTGCCGCTGGTCGCTCACTCCATAATGAGGTGGGTGAAGTGTTGAAGGCCTGCGACTTGAAGAGTGCCAGCATGACATTCATCGGCGGGGGCTTGTCTGCGTTGAAATTCACAACAGGCGATATCGAAGCGCGGGCGGACAGCAATAAGCAGGCTAATTTCACATATATCCGCGATTGGAAAAATTGTGCGATTGCTTATGGTGCTGCAACGGCTGGCTTAAGCGTTGAAGGGATGCTCATGCTTCATGCTCATGTGGTTTTTACGGATGTTTCAGGTGAGCAATTCGGGGGACATTTGTTTCCAGAAAGCTGCATGATCAGCCATCCCATCATTGTACATATTGTCGGTCACCCCAATGCTGCGATCCAACAATTTTATGACGATGAGACCACGCACACTGTTTTCAATCCTGTGACCAAGGCGAATGCCCATGTCTTTTGA
- a CDS encoding acyl-CoA synthetase, whose protein sequence is MTQKPDVPRLAIKRASNRVMNLGALATQAAARKPAYPALIWGEDQRNWADFNARANAIALHLSNLGIERGDRVMIHSPNCAQMLEAMIGVLKAGAVMVPTNFRLAPDDIADMAHRTKIKMIIAHADFPEHVQRVQEAAPTCKNRILIDGDGEDSFDNVVARLIGTPFVDVDVDYDDPCWFFFTSGTTGKPKIATLTHGQMSFITVNHVADLMPGLGDEDVSIAVAPLSHGAGAHFFPNVARCVPTVLTTASGFDPVEIWGLIEKHRVTNMFTVPTIVKRLTEDPCVDDYDHSSLKHVVYAGAPMYREDQKHALSKIGNVLVQYFGLGEVTGCITVLPAHEHSLDDDKMPIGSCGFARTGIDIAILDDKGVRLVAGQTGNICVGGVGVFAGYFENEVANQESFIDGWFITGDLGHLDERGYLYITGRKSDMYISGGSNVYPREAEEKLLEHPAIAEIAIVGVPDKEWGEVGVAIVTLNEAMDIDVDALKTWMQDKITRYKQPRDFYIWDEMPKSGYGKIEKKRILAILKQQGLIEDV, encoded by the coding sequence ATGACGCAAAAGCCGGATGTGCCGCGCCTTGCAATCAAGCGCGCCTCAAATAGGGTTATGAATCTTGGCGCCTTGGCAACGCAAGCAGCCGCCCGCAAACCCGCGTATCCAGCCCTTATCTGGGGTGAAGATCAGCGCAACTGGGCAGATTTTAACGCGCGCGCTAATGCAATAGCCTTGCATCTTTCAAATCTTGGTATCGAGCGTGGCGACAGGGTCATGATTCATTCACCTAATTGCGCCCAGATGCTGGAAGCAATGATTGGCGTTTTAAAGGCAGGTGCTGTTATGGTGCCAACCAATTTTCGTCTTGCGCCGGACGATATCGCAGACATGGCGCATCGTACCAAAATTAAGATGATCATCGCGCATGCTGACTTTCCGGAGCATGTTCAGCGGGTGCAGGAGGCGGCTCCAACATGTAAAAACCGTATTCTTATTGATGGAGATGGAGAAGACAGTTTTGATAACGTTGTTGCTCGGCTGATCGGCACTCCTTTTGTAGATGTGGATGTGGATTACGACGATCCTTGTTGGTTTTTCTTTACATCGGGGACAACAGGAAAACCAAAAATCGCAACACTGACCCATGGTCAAATGAGTTTCATCACTGTCAATCATGTGGCCGATTTAATGCCCGGACTGGGGGACGAGGATGTGTCTATTGCGGTCGCTCCTTTATCCCACGGTGCAGGGGCGCATTTTTTTCCGAATGTTGCGCGTTGCGTGCCAACGGTATTGACCACAGCATCCGGTTTTGATCCCGTTGAGATATGGGGATTGATCGAAAAACATCGCGTCACGAATATGTTTACCGTCCCCACTATCGTGAAGCGACTGACGGAAGATCCGTGCGTTGATGACTATGATCATTCCTCGCTCAAACATGTCGTCTATGCAGGTGCTCCGATGTATCGTGAAGACCAAAAGCATGCCCTGTCGAAAATAGGCAATGTGCTGGTGCAATATTTCGGGCTTGGTGAGGTCACGGGCTGCATTACCGTTTTGCCGGCGCATGAGCATAGCCTTGATGATGACAAAATGCCGATCGGCAGTTGTGGATTTGCGCGCACGGGCATTGATATAGCCATTCTCGATGATAAAGGGGTGCGGCTTGTGGCCGGCCAAACAGGTAATATTTGTGTCGGCGGGGTTGGTGTTTTTGCGGGTTATTTTGAAAATGAGGTCGCGAATCAAGAAAGCTTCATCGATGGTTGGTTCATCACGGGCGATCTTGGCCATCTCGATGAGCGGGGGTATCTTTATATAACCGGACGCAAATCTGATATGTATATTTCAGGTGGGTCTAATGTTTATCCGCGTGAGGCGGAAGAAAAGCTGCTTGAACATCCAGCCATTGCTGAAATTGCAATTGTCGGAGTGCCAGACAAGGAGTGGGGCGAGGTAGGTGTTGCTATTGTAACGCTGAACGAGGCTATGGATATTGATGTGGACGCATTGAAAACATGGATGCAGGATAAAATCACCCGTTACAAACAACCGCGCGATTTTTATATCTGGGATGAAATGCCAAAATCCGGCTATGGCAAAATCGAGAAAAAACGTATTTTGGCAATCCTTAAGCAACAAGGGTTGATTGAGGATGTCTGA
- a CDS encoding tRNA (cytidine(34)-2'-O)-methyltransferase encodes MTAAQQPSSISIALYQPDIPQNTGTILRLGACLGVKVHIIEPTGFALSDTGLKRAGMDYLERAAMQRHRSWDAFEEWREEEGRRLVLLTTKTDQPYLSFDFKADDILLFGRESSGVPDDVHDKADHRLTIPMVEELRSINLACSAAMVTGEALRQLG; translated from the coding sequence TTGACAGCCGCCCAACAACCTTCATCAATTTCGATAGCCCTTTATCAGCCAGACATCCCACAAAACACCGGCACTATTCTGCGGCTTGGTGCATGCCTTGGCGTGAAGGTGCACATCATTGAACCGACTGGTTTTGCGCTCTCGGATACGGGACTGAAGCGCGCTGGCATGGATTATCTTGAGCGCGCGGCCATGCAGCGCCATCGCTCATGGGATGCCTTTGAAGAATGGCGTGAGGAGGAAGGGCGTCGGCTTGTGCTTTTGACGACAAAAACCGATCAGCCTTATCTTTCATTCGATTTTAAAGCGGATGATATTTTGCTCTTTGGCCGTGAATCTTCCGGGGTTCCCGATGATGTTCATGACAAAGCGGATCATCGACTAACGATTCCGATGGTGGAGGAACTGCGCTCAATTAATCTTGCTTGCTCCGCTGCTATGGTCACAGGGGAGGCCCTGCGACAGTTAGGGTGA
- a CDS encoding pseudouridine synthase has product MTSLAPLRYNPPAGEISIIYHDDDILVLDKPSGLLSVPGKSDAHKDCLESRIQADFPTARIVHRLDMDTSGLIIMALNSDAHRHLGLQFERRYIDKTYVARVWGLIADESGIIDLPLRCDWPNRPRQMVDFDEGRSALTEWEAVARDDISTRVTLYPKTGRSHQLRVHMLELGHPILGDNLYAHEEALAASSRLCLHAQKVDLYHPTGGARLSFEVECPF; this is encoded by the coding sequence GTGACATCACTTGCACCGCTACGCTATAACCCACCTGCGGGCGAAATATCCATCATATATCATGATGATGACATTCTTGTGCTTGATAAACCAAGCGGGCTCTTGAGCGTGCCTGGCAAAAGCGACGCGCATAAAGACTGCCTTGAAAGCCGCATTCAAGCTGATTTTCCAACAGCCCGCATTGTCCACCGCCTCGATATGGATACATCAGGCCTGATTATCATGGCGCTTAATAGTGACGCTCATCGTCATCTTGGATTGCAATTTGAACGTCGTTATATTGATAAAACATATGTCGCTCGTGTGTGGGGACTCATTGCAGATGAAAGCGGTATCATCGACTTACCTTTACGCTGTGACTGGCCAAACCGACCGCGCCAAATGGTCGACTTTGATGAGGGGCGCTCTGCCTTGACTGAATGGGAAGCTGTGGCGCGAGATGACATATCAACACGCGTGACGCTTTACCCTAAGACCGGACGCTCGCATCAATTGCGCGTCCATATGCTAGAATTGGGGCATCCGATTTTAGGCGACAACCTTTATGCTCATGAAGAGGCGCTAGCGGCTTCTTCACGGCTGTGTCTACATGCCCAAAAAGTTGACCTATACCATCCAACCGGTGGTGCAAGATTATCCTTTGAAGTGGAGTGCCCTTTTTGA
- a CDS encoding ABC transporter ATP-binding protein, which produces MKPNRLMEFFEGLNDPYKDDSIETPPEGFLAFCWFYSKPLWPLLVLVSLLSALVAILEVTIFTFMGDLVTLLSKADRATFFAENGDTLVIMTVVLLGILPLTQFIWELVFHQGVVGNFPMGIRWRGHRYLLRQSMSFYQNDFAGRIANKLMQTSLAVREVVTKVSDVFVFVGVYFFGALVVVANADWRLTLPFIGWFIGYAILLRTFIPKLRDISKRQADARSVMTGHIVDAYSNIQTVKLFSYAEREERFAKRSMSGFLGTVYEQMRQVTWLNVSLALLNNTAFFAIAASSIWAWRVEAVAIGDVALAMGLVLRLHGMSHWILWEMAGIFENVGTVQDGIATMALTRVVRDMPDAGALTINKSGIEFNKVKFHYGKTKNVIEELSLAIQPGEKIGVVGPSGAGKSTLVNLLLRLYDVEGGAIKIDGQDISKVTQESLRSQIGMVSQDTSLLHRTIRENIAYGLEGATDEQIIRAAEQAKAWAFIPELEDVNGNRGLDALVGERGVNLSGGQRQRIAIARVLLKDAPLLVLDEATSALDSGVEAAIQEQLYDLMKGKTVIAIAHRLSTIASMDRLIVMDEGRIVEDGSHDELLKAEGRYAKLWERQSGGFLYGVPAKAHFTS; this is translated from the coding sequence ATGAAGCCCAACCGATTGATGGAATTCTTTGAAGGCTTGAACGATCCTTACAAAGACGACAGCATAGAAACGCCACCTGAGGGCTTTTTGGCATTTTGCTGGTTTTATTCAAAGCCCCTTTGGCCCTTATTAGTGCTGGTTTCTTTATTAAGTGCGCTCGTGGCTATTTTGGAAGTCACAATTTTCACTTTCATGGGTGATCTTGTGACCCTTTTATCCAAAGCTGATAGAGCAACTTTTTTTGCAGAAAACGGCGACACTCTTGTGATAATGACGGTGGTGCTCCTTGGCATTTTACCGCTGACCCAATTTATTTGGGAGCTTGTATTCCATCAAGGAGTGGTGGGCAATTTCCCCATGGGCATCCGCTGGCGCGGGCATCGTTATTTGTTGCGCCAAAGCATGTCGTTTTATCAAAATGATTTTGCCGGACGCATTGCCAATAAGCTTATGCAAACATCACTTGCCGTACGTGAAGTGGTAACAAAGGTTAGCGATGTTTTTGTCTTTGTCGGTGTTTATTTCTTCGGTGCATTAGTGGTGGTGGCCAATGCGGACTGGCGCTTGACATTGCCGTTTATCGGCTGGTTTATCGGCTATGCAATTTTACTGCGCACTTTCATTCCAAAACTGCGGGATATTTCCAAACGACAGGCCGATGCAAGATCGGTTATGACCGGTCATATTGTTGATGCTTATTCGAATATTCAAACTGTGAAGCTATTTTCCTATGCCGAACGCGAAGAAAGGTTCGCCAAAAGAAGCATGAGCGGCTTTTTAGGCACCGTTTATGAACAAATGCGACAGGTGACATGGCTGAATGTTTCGCTGGCTTTATTAAATAACACAGCCTTTTTCGCCATAGCTGCCTCATCAATTTGGGCGTGGCGTGTTGAGGCAGTTGCCATCGGTGATGTGGCTCTTGCCATGGGCTTGGTGTTGCGCCTGCACGGCATGTCACATTGGATTTTGTGGGAGATGGCGGGGATTTTTGAAAATGTGGGCACAGTACAAGATGGCATTGCGACCATGGCGCTCACCCGTGTTGTGCGCGATATGCCCGACGCTGGCGCATTGACCATCAACAAGAGCGGCATCGAGTTTAACAAGGTGAAATTCCATTACGGCAAAACAAAAAACGTGATTGAGGAATTATCCTTAGCAATTCAGCCGGGCGAAAAAATCGGTGTGGTTGGCCCATCTGGCGCTGGAAAATCCACGCTCGTCAATCTTTTACTGCGGCTTTATGATGTTGAAGGCGGCGCCATTAAAATCGACGGCCAAGATATTTCCAAAGTGACACAAGAAAGCCTTCGTTCGCAAATCGGGATGGTCAGCCAAGATACATCGCTGCTTCATCGAACAATCCGCGAGAATATCGCCTATGGGCTTGAGGGGGCGACAGATGAGCAGATTATTAGAGCCGCTGAACAAGCGAAGGCATGGGCGTTTATTCCAGAATTGGAAGATGTGAATGGCAATCGTGGCCTTGATGCGCTGGTGGGTGAGCGCGGGGTGAATCTGTCTGGTGGCCAGCGTCAGCGCATTGCCATTGCCCGTGTGCTTTTGAAAGATGCGCCTTTGCTGGTGTTGGATGAGGCCACATCCGCGCTTGATTCTGGTGTCGAGGCCGCGATCCAAGAACAACTTTATGATTTAATGAAGGGCAAAACGGTGATCGCGATTGCACACCGTTTATCGACCATTGCGTCTATGGATCGGCTGATCGTTATGGATGAAGGGCGCATCGTGGAAGACGGCAGCCATGACGAACTGCTGAAAGCAGAGGGCCGATACGCAAAACTATGGGAGCGCCAGTCTGGTGGCTTTCTCTATGGGGTACCGGCAAAGGCCCATTTTACATCATAA
- the petA gene encoding ubiquinol-cytochrome c reductase iron-sulfur subunit, translating into MSESEYEDPTRRDFLYVTTGAFGAVGAAAVAWPLIDQMNPDAASLALASIEVDISSIEPGMSLRVKWRGKPVFIRNRTEAEVEAAKAVPIADLPDPDARNGKGEDATDLARSAGEGRENLIVMVGVCTHLGCIPLGEAGEFGGWFCPCHGSHYDTSGRIRKGPAPENLPVPPFSFVSDSVIKIG; encoded by the coding sequence TTGTCTGAATCAGAATACGAAGACCCAACCCGTCGCGACTTCCTTTATGTCACCACTGGTGCTTTCGGTGCCGTTGGCGCTGCAGCTGTTGCATGGCCACTTATCGACCAGATGAACCCCGATGCGGCCTCTCTAGCACTTGCAAGTATCGAAGTTGATATTTCAAGCATTGAGCCTGGCATGTCATTGCGCGTTAAATGGCGCGGCAAGCCAGTTTTCATCAGAAACCGAACAGAGGCTGAGGTCGAGGCTGCTAAAGCTGTGCCAATTGCAGACTTGCCCGATCCTGATGCTCGCAACGGCAAAGGCGAAGACGCGACAGATCTGGCGCGTTCAGCTGGCGAGGGTCGTGAAAATCTGATCGTGATGGTTGGTGTTTGTACTCACCTAGGTTGTATCCCGCTTGGAGAAGCGGGTGAGTTTGGTGGCTGGTTCTGCCCATGCCATGGTTCGCACTACGATACATCAGGCCGCATTCGCAAAGGTCCAGCACCGGAAAATCTTCCAGTGCCACCATTCTCGTTTGTTTCTGATAGCGTTATCAAGATCGGTTAA